The nucleotide window AGAGGTGGCGTATCCGCTGCTGAAGGAAGTCAGCCAGTTCTGGCTGGACTATCTGAAGCGGCTGCCGGATGGCACGCTGGTCGCCCCCAACGGCTGGTCGCCCGAACACGGCCCCGTGGAAGACGGCGTGGCCTATGACCAGCAGATCGTCTGGGACCTGTTCCAGAACACGGTGGAAGCGGCCGGCGAACTGAAGACCGACGCCGCGTTCGCCCGCCAGGTGGCCGCCGCTCGCGACCGGCTGGCCGCGCCGAAGATCGGCAGCTGGGGCCAGCTGCTGGAATGGATGGAAGAGAAAAAAGACCCGGTGCTCGATACGCCGAACGACAACCACCGCCACGTGTCGCACCTGTTCGGCGTGTTCCCCGGCAGGCAGATCACCCCGGCCCGCACGCCGAAGCTGGCCGAGGCGGCCCGCGTGTCGCTGGCGGCGCGGGGCGATGCAGGCACCGGCTGGTCGATGGCCTGGAAGACCGCATTCTGGGCCCGCCTGGGCGATGGCGACAAGGCCCACGCCATGCTGCGCGGCGTGATCGCCACGCCGGGTGCGCGCGCCCAGGAACACAAACCGGGCACCGAGGAAAACACGGCGGGCGGCATGTATCCGAACCTGCTGGACGCGCACCCGCCGTTCCAGATCGACGGCAACTTCGGCGTCACCGCGGCCATCTGCGAAATGCTGCTGCAATCGCACGACGGCGAACTGCACCTGCTGCCGGCATTGCCCGCGGCGTGGCGCAGCGGCTCGGTGACCGGCCTGCGCGGGCGGGGCGGCTATGAAGTGGACATGACGTGGCGCGACGGGCGGTTGACGTCGGCGACCGTCAAGGCGAAACCGGGCAACGGGACCGGCACCGTGCGCGTGCGCACGGGTGCGAAGACCGTGATTCTGAAAGTGAAGCAGGGTGAAGCAAGGGAGCTCGGCACGCTGTAGCGCCGAGTCCGCCGCCAGGCGTGCGGTGGAAGCCCTGGACACCAGGGCCCGGAAAATTATTTTTGAGGAGATGCAGGTGAAACAATTCAAGCTCAATGCGATGGCTCTTGCCGCCGCGCAGATCGCGTTCATGGCCGGTGCGGCCCACGCGCAAACCGCCGATGCGGGCAATGCCACCACCGCGACCGTCGTCGTGACGGGCCAGCGCGCGTCGCTGGAAAACGCCCAGAAGATCAAGCAGAACTCGGACGAGATCGTCGATTCGATCGTCGCCGCCGATATCGGCAAGCTGCCCGACAAGTCGGTGACCGAGGTGCTGCAGCGCGTGGTCGGCGTGACGATCGACCGCACCATGTCGCGTTCCGATCCCGAGCACTATTCGGTCGAAGGTTCCGGCGTGTCGATCCGCGGCCTGTCGTGGGTGCGTTCGGAACTGAACGGCCGCGACTCGTTCTCGGCCAATGGCGGCCGCTCGCTGAACTTCGAGGACGTGCCGCCCGAGCTGATGGCCGGCGTGGATATCTACAAGAACCCGTCCGCCGAGCAGATCGAAGGCGGCATCGGCGGCCTGGTCAACCTGCGCACCGCGCTGCCGTTCGACTTCAAGGGCCGCAAGGTCGCGCTGTCGGCGTCCACCACGTATTCGGAACTGAAGGGCGGCAAATGGTCGCCGTCCGCGTCGATCCTGCTGTCGGACCGCTGGAAAACCGGCATCGGCGAAGTGGGCGTGCTGGTCGACTTCGCGCACTCCGAGAGCGGCACCCGTACCGACGGCTTCCAGGTCGAGCCGTACTACCCGCGCAGCAATATCGTCGACGGCCGCACTGTCTGGATCCCGAAGGGCGCGCAGTGGCGCACGCTGAACTTCAACCGCGAACGCCAGGGCCTGTACGGCGCGCTGCAGTGGAAGAAGGATGCCAACCTGCGTTCGCACGTCACCTTCTTCAAGTCGAAGTACGACATGCAGTGGGACGAGAACGCGATCTTCGCCGCGTCGAACCCGTATAACTTCCAGGTCGCGCCCGGTGCGACGTGGGGTGCCAACGGCCAGTTCCTGACCGGCACCTTCTCATCGCCGCAGGACGGCGGCATCGACTACGGCGCCGATACGCGCGTGGCCAGCCGCAAATCCGACACCACCGACATTTCCTGGAACGTCGAATGGCGCGTGGGCGACAGCTGGACCTTCACCTCCGACCTGCAGCGCATCAAGGCCAAGAGCAACGGCTTCGATTCCACCGTGGCCACCGCGGTCAAGATGCCGACGCAGACGCTGGACCTGACCGGCGACCGCCCGAACCTGATCTTCAACGACGCCCAGCGCGCCCACCTGGCCAATCCGGGCAATTACTACTGGAACTTCACGCAGGAACACCTGGACCAGAGCGAGTCCGAGTCGAAGGCGCTGAAGCTGGACGCCAAGTACACCTTTGAAAACCCGGTGCTGCGCGACGTGCGCTTCGGCGTGCGCTTCACCAAGCGCGACGCGACCACCGAACTGTCGAACCCGGACTACCACTGGGCAGCCGTCACGGCGCCATGGATGGGTTCCTCGATCAGCAAGCTGGCCTACCTGTCGGATCCGCGCTTCGCCGGCAATACCTACCTGGGCACCTTCGACAACTTCTTCAACGGCAAGGCGAACGTGCCGTCCGTGGTGTTCCCGAACGTGTCGGTGGCCACCGGCTTCCCGCAGAGCTACGCCGCGCTGCACGAGTACTACCAGATCCTGTGCCGCGAAGCGGCCGCCAACGCGGGTACCACGCCGAACTGCGCGCCATGGACGCCGGCGGCCTTCGGCGGCAACCCGTCCGGCATCAACGAGCAGGAAGAAAAGACCAAGGCGTTCTACACGCAGCTGCGCTTCGGCTGGGATGACCTGAAGATGCCGATCGACGGCAATATCGGCGTGCGCTACGTGAAGACCGACATGAATGCCAACGGCTACACGGTGTTCAACAACACCAGCGCCGTGGTCAATCCGCCGCAGACGCTCAGCGGCGTGCCGATCCCGAATATCCCCGCTTACTCGGCCGGGCAGAACTACGAGAATTCATACAGCAATGTGCTGCCGAGCCTGAACCTGCGCCTGAAGGCGCGCGACGACCTGCAATTCCGCTTCGCGCTGGCCCGTGCCATCTCGCGGCCGGACTTCTCGCAGCTGCAGGGCTACACCACGCTGTCGCAGTCGACGGACACCACGACGACCGTCTTCCCGGACCGTCCGTCCAACACGAACGTGAACAGCGTGTCGCAGACGGGGGAAGGCAAGGGCAACCCGATGCTCAAGCCGATCAAGTCCGACCAGCTGGACCTGACGGGCGAATGGTACTTCGGCAAATCCAGCTCGATCACGCTGGCCATGTTCCACAAGCGCCTGAAGGACATCATCGTCAACCAGACGTACCAGTATGCGATCCCGGACGTGAACGGCCGCATGTACAACTTCAACGTGACCGCTCCCGTGAACGGCGCGAGCGGCCGCGCCACCGGCTTCGAGGTGGCCTACCAGCAGTACTTCGACAAGCTGCCGGGCGCCTGGGCCGGCCTCGGCGTGCAGGCCAACTACACCTACGTGGACAGCAACACGAAACTGTCGACCAGCACGTTCACCGCCTACTGCACCGGCGGCAACAACGTGGCGAACGTGAACCTGAACCAGAACGGCTGCGACACCAACGGCCAGTCCTTCGGCGACCTGCCGCTGCAATACCTGTCGAAGAACGCCTACAACCTGGCGCTGCTGTACGACTACGGCAAGTGGTCGGCCCGCGCGGCGTGGAGCTGGCGCTCGAAGAACCTGCAGGGCGTGAACGTGAACGGCACGCGCGGCGGCGACGGCACGGATACCAATCCGAACAGCGCCACCCCGGGCGCCACCAACATCGGCTGGGCACTGCCGACGTGGGCGGACGACTACGGCCAGCTGGACGCTTCCGTGTCGTACCAGTTCAACGAGCGCATGCAGATCGTCGTCGACGGCTCGAACCTGACGGACTCGAAGTACAAGCAGCTGATGCAGCAGGGGATCGGCATGATGGGCCGCGCATGGTTCGTCTCGGGCCCGCGCTATTCCGCGAAACTGAACTACTCGTTCTAATAGGGAGCCGATGAAAACCGCCAAGCAGATTTTCACGAAGAGCTTGCTGGCCGGTGCGTGCGCGATGGTGGTTTCGGCGGCCATGGCCGCCGAGCTGCCGCGCGTCGTATCGAAGGACGGGCGCCACGCCCTGATGGTCGATGGCGCGCCGTACCTGATCCTGGGCGCGCAGGCGCACAATTCCAGCAATTACCCGAAGGCGCTGCCGCAGGTATGGGCCGCCGTCGCCGACGCGCAGGCCAACACGCTGGAGATTCCGATCGCCTGGGAACAGGTCGAGCCGGTCGAAGGCAAGTTCGACTTCAGCTTCGTCGACACGCTCGTCAAGGAAGCCCGCGAGAAGGATGTGCGCCTGGTGCTGCTGTGGTTCGGCACCTGGAAGAACACCGCGCCGGCCTACCTGCCGGAGTGGGTCAAGTTCGACAACAAGCGCTTCCCGCGCATGGTCGACGAGAAGGGCAAGAGCAGCTACAGCCATTCGCCGTTCGGCACAGAGACGCTGAAGCTCGACAAGCGCGCCTTCGTCGAATTCATGAAGCACCTGAAGGCGATCGACGGCGACAGGCAAACCGTGATCATGGTGCAGGTGCAGAACGAAGTCGGCACCTACGGCCTGGTGAGGGATCACAGCCCGGCCGCGCAGAAGGCGTTCAACGGTCCCGTGCCGGCCGCCGTGCTGGCGAAGCAGAAATCTCCCGTCAAAGGGAAAGCCAGCGGGACGTGGAAGGAAGTCTACGGCGCCTACGCCGACCAGTACTTCCACACGTGGGCGGTGGCCAACTACATCGAGGAGATCGCGAAAGCCGGCCGTGCCGTCTACGACCTGCCGATGTTCGTGAACAACGCGCTGCGCGATCCCGTGGAACCCATGGCGCCGTGGAAGGGCAACTTCGCCAGTGGCGGCCCGACCTACGACGTGCTGGGCATCTACGAGGCGGCCGCGCCGCACATCGACGTGGCCGGTCCGGACATCTACCTGCACGAGTCCGACAAGGTGGCGAAGACGCTCGAGCAGTTCCACACGAAGGACAATCCGCTGTTCGTGCCGGAGATCGGCAACTCGGAAGATTTTGCGCGCGTGGCGTATGCCGTGTTCGGCCAGGGCGGCATCGGCTTCGCGCCGTTCGGCATCGATTACTTTGCGTTCTCCAACTACCCGCTGGGTTCCAAGGCCACCGACAAGACGATGACCGAGCCGTTCGGCAAGGTGTACGGGGCGTTCCGGCCGATGATGCGCGAATGGGCGAAGTGGGGCTTCGAAGGGCGCACCCGCGGCGTGTTCGAACATGACGACCGCAAGCCGCAAAGCATCGCCCTCGACGGCTGGAAAGCCACTGTCAGCTTCCGCCAGCGCCAGTTCGGCGATTCGATGGAAAAGAACGATCCGCTCGAAGGCACGGAAAAGCCGAACGGCGGCCTGGCCATCGCGCAGGTTGCGGACAACGAATTCATCGTCGTGGCGCAGAACGCGCGCATCAAGTTCGATCCGGCCGGCCGCAATGCCGGGAAACCTTCGATGTACGCGCGCGTGGAAGAAGGGCAGTACGCCGACGGCAAGTGGGTGATGGAACGCGTGTGGAACGGCGACCAGACCGACTACGGTCTCAACTTCGGCGCCAGGCCTTTCGTACTCAAAATCAAACTGGGGACTTATCAATGATCAAATCGAATATCAAGGCAGTCAGCCTGGCATGCCTGATGGTGGCAACGGGCGCCCCGGCATGGGCCGGCACGTTCCAGCAAACTTCCAGCGGCGTGACGATCGCGCCGGACGCCGGCGCAGCAAAAGAAATCCGCCTGCAGGTGATGGCCGATAACATCGTCCATGTCGTCAAGGTCGACCAGGCCGGCAAGGAGCTGACGCCGTCGCTGATGACGATCGCCAAGCCCTGCGCCTGCACCTTCGACGTGAAGAAGAGCGGCGATGCCGTGACGCTGACGACGAAGAAGCTGGTGGCCACCGTGTCGCTGAAGGATGGCCGCGTGCAGTTCGCCGACAAGGGCGGCGCCGTGTTCCTGAAGCAGGATGCCGAGGACATGCAGCCGGTCTCCGTGGGTGGAAAACCCTACCTGGCCGTGAAGCAGGGCTTCAACTACGGCACCAAGGACGCGTTCTACGGCACCGGGCAGCACCAGAACAACCAGATGAACCTGAACGGTGAAGACGTCGATCTCCTGCAGCACAACATGGACATCGCCATCCCGCTGGTCGTCTCGGACAAGAACTACGGCATCCTGTGGGACAACAATGGCATCACCCGCTTCGGCGATGCCCGTCCCTACGGCCCGATCGGCCGCGACCTGAAGCTGACGGATGCCGCCGGCAAGGAAGGCGCGCTGACCGCCCGTTACTACATCGGCGGCAAGCTGGCGCTGGAGCGCCGCGAAGACAACATCAACTACCAGTACCTGAAGGATGTCGCCGAGTTCTGGCCGAAGGAACTCAAGCCGCTGAAGGAACTGAAGGACGTCAAGGTCGTCTGGGAAGGCAAGCTCGCGAGCGACAAGCCGGGCGTGCACAAGATGAAGCTGTACTCGTCCGACTATGCCACGCTGACCGTGGATGGCAAGCAGGTGATGGACGTGTGGCGCCAGGGCTGGAACCCGTGGTACCACAACTTCGAAGTCAACTTCGGCGCCAACAAGCCGGTGGACTTCAAGCTGGAATGGAAGCCGGAAGGCGGCATGATCTACGTGGCGCACAACAACCCGCTGCCGAAGGCGGAGCGCCACTCGCTGCAGTTCTCGTCCGAGATCGCCGAGGGCCTGAACTACTACGTGATCCGCGGCACCAGCATCGACAACGTGATCGGCGGCTACCGCGTGCTGACCGGCACCCAGCCGCTGATGCCGAAGTGGGCCTACGGCTTCTGGCAGTCGCGCCAGCGCTACGAGACCCAGGAGCAGCTGCTCGACACCGTGAAGACCTACCGCCAGAACGGCTGGCCGCTCGACAACATCGTGCAGGACTGGTTCTACTGGCCGGAAAACGGCTGGGGTTCGCACGACTGGGATCCGAAGCGCTTCCCGAACCCGAAGGGCATGGTCGATGAAGTGCACAAGATGAATGCGCGCATCATGCTGTCCGTG belongs to Pseudoduganella albidiflava and includes:
- a CDS encoding TonB-dependent receptor — protein: MQVKQFKLNAMALAAAQIAFMAGAAHAQTADAGNATTATVVVTGQRASLENAQKIKQNSDEIVDSIVAADIGKLPDKSVTEVLQRVVGVTIDRTMSRSDPEHYSVEGSGVSIRGLSWVRSELNGRDSFSANGGRSLNFEDVPPELMAGVDIYKNPSAEQIEGGIGGLVNLRTALPFDFKGRKVALSASTTYSELKGGKWSPSASILLSDRWKTGIGEVGVLVDFAHSESGTRTDGFQVEPYYPRSNIVDGRTVWIPKGAQWRTLNFNRERQGLYGALQWKKDANLRSHVTFFKSKYDMQWDENAIFAASNPYNFQVAPGATWGANGQFLTGTFSSPQDGGIDYGADTRVASRKSDTTDISWNVEWRVGDSWTFTSDLQRIKAKSNGFDSTVATAVKMPTQTLDLTGDRPNLIFNDAQRAHLANPGNYYWNFTQEHLDQSESESKALKLDAKYTFENPVLRDVRFGVRFTKRDATTELSNPDYHWAAVTAPWMGSSISKLAYLSDPRFAGNTYLGTFDNFFNGKANVPSVVFPNVSVATGFPQSYAALHEYYQILCREAAANAGTTPNCAPWTPAAFGGNPSGINEQEEKTKAFYTQLRFGWDDLKMPIDGNIGVRYVKTDMNANGYTVFNNTSAVVNPPQTLSGVPIPNIPAYSAGQNYENSYSNVLPSLNLRLKARDDLQFRFALARAISRPDFSQLQGYTTLSQSTDTTTTVFPDRPSNTNVNSVSQTGEGKGNPMLKPIKSDQLDLTGEWYFGKSSSITLAMFHKRLKDIIVNQTYQYAIPDVNGRMYNFNVTAPVNGASGRATGFEVAYQQYFDKLPGAWAGLGVQANYTYVDSNTKLSTSTFTAYCTGGNNVANVNLNQNGCDTNGQSFGDLPLQYLSKNAYNLALLYDYGKWSARAAWSWRSKNLQGVNVNGTRGGDGTDTNPNSATPGATNIGWALPTWADDYGQLDASVSYQFNERMQIVVDGSNLTDSKYKQLMQQGIGMMGRAWFVSGPRYSAKLNYSF
- a CDS encoding GH35 family beta-galactosidase, coding for MKTAKQIFTKSLLAGACAMVVSAAMAAELPRVVSKDGRHALMVDGAPYLILGAQAHNSSNYPKALPQVWAAVADAQANTLEIPIAWEQVEPVEGKFDFSFVDTLVKEAREKDVRLVLLWFGTWKNTAPAYLPEWVKFDNKRFPRMVDEKGKSSYSHSPFGTETLKLDKRAFVEFMKHLKAIDGDRQTVIMVQVQNEVGTYGLVRDHSPAAQKAFNGPVPAAVLAKQKSPVKGKASGTWKEVYGAYADQYFHTWAVANYIEEIAKAGRAVYDLPMFVNNALRDPVEPMAPWKGNFASGGPTYDVLGIYEAAAPHIDVAGPDIYLHESDKVAKTLEQFHTKDNPLFVPEIGNSEDFARVAYAVFGQGGIGFAPFGIDYFAFSNYPLGSKATDKTMTEPFGKVYGAFRPMMREWAKWGFEGRTRGVFEHDDRKPQSIALDGWKATVSFRQRQFGDSMEKNDPLEGTEKPNGGLAIAQVADNEFIVVAQNARIKFDPAGRNAGKPSMYARVEEGQYADGKWVMERVWNGDQTDYGLNFGARPFVLKIKLGTYQ